One genomic window of Rhizobium sp. Pop5 includes the following:
- a CDS encoding Lrp/AsnC family transcriptional regulator, whose protein sequence is MEQLDRFDRDILDIVQRDCQLKAETIAERIGLSVSAVQRRLKRLREEGIIKAEVAVLDRKTTGTSMVFIVGMEIERDNYDALAKFRVWAEKQDHIQQVYYVTGAVDLIAIVTARDVEHYDDIAALIMAENPQIRRMHTNVVLRDVKLGLFVPLE, encoded by the coding sequence ATGGAACAACTGGATCGTTTTGACCGCGACATCCTCGATATCGTTCAACGCGACTGCCAGCTGAAGGCTGAAACAATTGCCGAACGGATCGGGCTGTCGGTCTCTGCCGTGCAGCGGCGATTGAAGCGCCTACGCGAGGAGGGGATCATCAAAGCGGAGGTCGCCGTCCTCGACCGGAAGACGACGGGGACATCGATGGTGTTTATCGTCGGGATGGAAATCGAGCGGGACAATTACGACGCGCTGGCGAAGTTCCGCGTTTGGGCCGAGAAGCAGGATCATATCCAGCAGGTCTATTATGTCACAGGCGCGGTCGACCTGATTGCGATCGTCACCGCCCGCGACGTCGAGCATTATGACGACATCGCCGCCCTGATCATGGCCGAAAACCCGCAGATCCGGCGTATGCACACCAATGTCGTGCTGCGGGACGTCAAGCTCGGCCTGTTCGTGCCGCTCGAGTAG
- the mctP gene encoding sodium:solute symporter family monocarboxylate transporter, giving the protein MTSDINGTALAVFIFFFALVTVMGFIASRWRKPETLAHIDEWGLGGRNFGTWITWFLVGGDFYTAYTVIAVPALVYTVGAYGFFALPYTIVVYPFVFMVMPVLWKRAKDFGYVTAADVVHGQYGSRGLELAVAATGVIATMPYIALQLVGMTAVLKALGLHGELPLAIAFIVLALYTYSAGLRAPALIAFVKDIMIYIVVIAAVALIPSKLGGYANVFASADAAFQAKGSGNLLLGGNQYVAYATLALGSALAAFMYPHTLTGIFASNSGKTIRKNAIMLPAYTLLLGLLALLGYMGHAANLKLDSANDVVPTLFKTLFSGWFSGFAFAAIAIGALVPAAVMSIGAANLFTRNFWKAYVDPKVSDAGEAKVAKVTSLVVKVGALLVIIFLPTQFALDLQLLGGIWILQTLPALVFGLYTNWFRAPGLLAGWFVGFCGGTFLVWDAGWKPLHLVSLGGEPFTVYTGLLALAANITVAVVINALLPARAPARA; this is encoded by the coding sequence ATGACGAGTGACATCAACGGCACGGCGCTTGCCGTCTTCATCTTCTTTTTTGCCCTTGTCACCGTCATGGGCTTCATCGCGAGCCGCTGGCGCAAACCGGAGACGCTCGCCCATATCGATGAATGGGGCCTCGGCGGACGCAACTTCGGCACCTGGATCACCTGGTTCCTCGTCGGCGGCGATTTCTACACCGCCTATACCGTGATCGCCGTTCCGGCGCTCGTCTACACGGTCGGCGCCTACGGCTTCTTCGCACTGCCTTACACCATCGTCGTCTATCCCTTCGTCTTCATGGTCATGCCTGTGCTGTGGAAACGCGCCAAGGATTTCGGCTATGTGACGGCCGCCGACGTCGTGCACGGCCAATACGGCTCGCGCGGTCTCGAACTTGCCGTCGCGGCAACCGGCGTCATCGCCACCATGCCTTACATCGCCCTCCAGCTCGTCGGCATGACGGCGGTCCTGAAGGCGCTCGGGCTGCATGGCGAGTTGCCGCTGGCGATCGCCTTCATCGTGCTGGCGCTCTATACCTATTCGGCGGGCCTGCGCGCGCCGGCGCTGATCGCCTTCGTCAAGGACATCATGATCTATATCGTCGTGATTGCGGCGGTAGCGCTCATCCCGTCGAAACTCGGCGGCTATGCGAATGTCTTCGCCTCGGCCGATGCAGCCTTCCAGGCCAAGGGCTCCGGCAATCTGCTGCTCGGCGGCAATCAATATGTCGCCTATGCCACGCTTGCTTTGGGTTCGGCGCTCGCCGCCTTCATGTATCCGCATACGCTGACCGGCATCTTCGCCTCCAATAGTGGCAAGACGATCCGCAAGAATGCGATCATGCTGCCCGCTTATACGCTGTTGCTCGGCCTTCTGGCACTCCTCGGCTATATGGGCCATGCCGCCAACCTGAAGCTCGACAGTGCGAACGACGTCGTTCCCACGCTGTTCAAGACGCTGTTTTCGGGATGGTTCTCCGGCTTCGCCTTTGCGGCGATCGCAATCGGTGCACTGGTGCCTGCGGCAGTGATGAGCATCGGCGCCGCCAATCTCTTCACCCGCAATTTCTGGAAAGCCTATGTCGATCCCAAAGTCAGCGATGCGGGAGAGGCTAAGGTCGCGAAGGTGACGTCGCTCGTCGTGAAGGTCGGCGCGCTTCTCGTCATCATCTTCCTGCCGACGCAATTTGCACTCGACCTGCAGCTGCTCGGCGGCATCTGGATCCTGCAGACGCTTCCGGCTCTGGTCTTCGGCCTCTACACCAACTGGTTCCGTGCCCCCGGCCTGCTTGCCGGCTGGTTCGTCGGCTTCTGCGGCGGCACCTTCCTCGTCTGGGACGCGGGCTGGAAGCCTCTGCATCTGGTGAGCCTCGGCGGCGAACCCTTCACCGTCTATACGGGCCTGCTGGCGCTGGCGGCAAACATCACCGTCGCGGTCGTGATCAACGCGCTGCTTCCGGCCAGGGCTCCGGCACGCGCGTAG
- a CDS encoding methyl-accepting chemotaxis protein gives MKSIKSFGIGVRLTLGFSFLLLLMAGLTIYSAVKVAEINSNLETINDVNSVKQRFAINYRGSVHDRAIAIRDVTLVTSADERKAAEALIEKLAATYAENEKRMADMIASPAGATDQEKTILGEIADIQAKTNPLVAQIIALQEKGDGEAARKILLEQARPAFVAWLGAINKFIDYQEALNKSVGGDVRSTASGFKPIALTALAIAAVLSIIAAAITARTIVGPLAKLQLSLKAMAEGNLDGDRRLEARGDEIGKLARAVAGLRDAISAKAEREADVETKRAVAERHRLEQDADERRTLAEQTDKAVSQLGNALQALADGDLTQQLDTPFIPSLEKLRADFNAAVEKLRAAMQKVAHNASAIAAGAQEIRSASDDLAKRTEQQAASVEETAAALEEITTTVADSSNRAQEAGQLVRKTKDNAERSGSVVRDAVDAMGKIESSATEIGSIIGVIDEIAFQTNLLALNAGVEAARAGEAGKGFAVVAQEVRELAQRSAKAAKEIKELINASNGHVKSGVALVGETGKALQEIAVQVQQVDGNVGAIVGASQEQATGLKEINAAVSKMDQGTQQNAAMVEEATAAAHNLAKEADALFQLLGQFNIGGAVAPKRISQPAVAAHHTQPVASPARQMIAKVGKSFQANGNAALAGNWEEF, from the coding sequence ATGAAGAGCATTAAGAGTTTCGGGATCGGGGTGCGCCTCACCCTTGGTTTCAGCTTCCTGCTGCTGCTGATGGCTGGGCTCACCATCTATTCGGCGGTGAAGGTTGCCGAGATCAACAGCAATCTTGAAACGATCAACGACGTCAACAGCGTCAAGCAGCGGTTTGCCATCAACTATCGCGGCAGCGTGCACGATCGGGCCATCGCCATTCGCGACGTGACCCTGGTGACCTCGGCGGATGAACGCAAGGCCGCCGAGGCCTTGATCGAAAAGCTGGCGGCGACTTACGCCGAGAACGAAAAGCGCATGGCCGATATGATTGCATCTCCGGCTGGTGCGACGGACCAGGAAAAGACCATCCTCGGCGAGATTGCCGACATACAGGCAAAGACCAATCCTCTCGTCGCCCAGATTATCGCGCTGCAGGAAAAGGGCGACGGCGAGGCTGCCCGTAAGATCCTGCTCGAACAGGCCCGGCCCGCCTTTGTCGCCTGGCTCGGCGCCATCAACAAATTCATCGATTACCAGGAGGCGCTGAACAAATCGGTCGGCGGCGACGTCCGCAGCACGGCGAGCGGCTTCAAGCCGATCGCGCTGACGGCGCTCGCCATTGCGGCTGTTCTTTCCATCATTGCCGCCGCCATCACCGCACGCACGATCGTCGGCCCGCTGGCAAAGCTTCAGCTTTCGCTGAAAGCGATGGCCGAGGGCAATCTCGATGGTGATCGCCGTCTCGAAGCGCGGGGCGATGAGATCGGCAAGCTCGCGCGGGCCGTCGCCGGCCTGCGTGACGCGATTTCGGCAAAGGCGGAACGGGAAGCGGACGTGGAAACCAAGCGGGCCGTAGCGGAACGGCATCGGCTCGAGCAGGATGCCGACGAACGCCGGACGCTGGCCGAGCAAACGGACAAGGCCGTCAGCCAACTGGGCAATGCATTGCAGGCGCTGGCCGACGGCGACCTGACGCAGCAGCTCGACACGCCGTTCATTCCGTCGCTGGAAAAGCTCCGGGCCGACTTCAACGCCGCGGTGGAAAAACTGCGTGCCGCCATGCAGAAGGTTGCCCATAATGCGAGCGCAATCGCGGCTGGCGCACAGGAGATCCGCTCCGCTTCGGACGATCTTGCCAAGCGGACCGAACAGCAGGCTGCCTCGGTCGAGGAAACCGCCGCCGCCCTGGAGGAGATCACGACGACCGTCGCCGACTCGAGCAACAGGGCTCAGGAGGCCGGACAGCTTGTTCGCAAGACGAAGGACAATGCGGAACGCTCCGGCAGCGTCGTCCGGGATGCGGTCGATGCCATGGGCAAGATCGAATCGTCAGCCACCGAAATCGGCAGCATCATCGGCGTCATCGACGAGATCGCCTTCCAGACCAACCTGCTTGCGTTGAATGCCGGCGTCGAAGCCGCCCGCGCCGGTGAAGCCGGCAAGGGTTTTGCCGTCGTTGCCCAGGAAGTGCGCGAGTTGGCGCAGCGTTCCGCCAAGGCGGCGAAAGAAATCAAGGAACTGATCAACGCATCGAATGGCCATGTGAAGAGCGGTGTCGCCCTGGTCGGCGAGACCGGAAAAGCGCTGCAGGAAATTGCGGTACAGGTGCAGCAGGTCGACGGCAATGTGGGTGCCATTGTCGGCGCGTCGCAGGAGCAGGCGACGGGGCTGAAGGAGATCAATGCCGCTGTCAGCAAGATGGACCAGGGCACACAGCAGAACGCCGCCATGGTTGAAGAGGCGACGGCGGCAGCCCACAATCTCGCCAAGGAAGCCGATGCCCTATTCCAGCTTCTGGGCCAGTTCAACATCGGAGGAGCAGTGGCCCCGAAGCGGATATCGCAACCCGCCGTCGCGGCGCACCATACTCAACCCGTGGCTTCGCCCGCGCGCCAGATGATTGCCAAGGTGGGCAAGTCGTTCCAGGCGAATGGAAACGCCGCATTGGCCGGCAATTGGGAAGAGTTCTGA
- a CDS encoding cache domain-containing protein codes for MTLRHQIIALAIVPLVISILAITTFITWQSANLAKNSIDTFEQNMLKTKEAEILNLTNLALSAIHTIYDKAGADDEAAKQQVAEILTSLDYGKDGYFFVYDYDGNNIVHPRQSFRHGHNWLDLTDPDGDKVIAELIATAKAGGGLHQYKWQKPSTGQIADKLSFVVSLDKWHWVVGTGVYLDDVFAQSAAANEVMRANIKRTFVIVALIAVPSVIVVFTTCMLLTFHERRMADSRLKELTQRVIDTQEEERARLARELHDGISQNLVGVRYAMDLAGRKVRTNIDDAAQTIDRGVEALNGAIKEIRRLSHDLRPRVLDDLGLTAALEALCYHFAERTGIETDIDASGFTGMLKAEASTALYRVAQEAFNNVERHSGASKLSVKLWSDGGRARMTISDNGTGFDGSKDGGSGLGLRNMQERMAHFRGLLLINSNESGTTLTAMMPRSANLPAGKRAEAA; via the coding sequence TTGACGCTCCGACACCAGATCATCGCATTGGCGATCGTCCCGCTCGTCATTTCGATCCTTGCGATCACCACTTTCATCACCTGGCAATCGGCAAACCTCGCCAAGAACAGCATCGACACGTTCGAACAGAACATGCTGAAGACCAAGGAAGCCGAAATCCTCAATCTGACCAATCTTGCCTTGTCCGCCATCCATACGATCTATGACAAGGCCGGCGCCGACGACGAGGCTGCCAAGCAGCAAGTGGCAGAGATCCTGACCTCGCTCGACTACGGCAAGGATGGCTATTTTTTCGTCTACGACTACGACGGCAACAATATCGTCCATCCGCGCCAGAGCTTCCGGCATGGACATAATTGGCTGGATCTCACCGATCCGGATGGCGACAAGGTCATTGCCGAACTGATCGCAACGGCAAAGGCCGGCGGTGGCCTGCATCAGTACAAATGGCAGAAACCTTCGACCGGGCAGATCGCCGACAAGCTCTCCTTCGTCGTCAGCCTCGACAAATGGCACTGGGTGGTCGGAACCGGCGTCTATCTGGACGATGTCTTTGCCCAGAGTGCGGCCGCCAACGAGGTGATGCGCGCCAACATAAAACGGACCTTCGTCATCGTTGCACTGATCGCCGTGCCCTCGGTGATCGTCGTTTTCACGACCTGCATGCTCCTGACCTTCCATGAGCGCCGCATGGCCGACAGCCGCCTCAAGGAACTGACGCAGCGGGTCATCGACACGCAGGAGGAAGAGCGGGCGCGGCTGGCGCGCGAGCTTCACGACGGCATTTCCCAGAACCTGGTCGGCGTGCGCTACGCGATGGATCTCGCCGGCCGCAAGGTCAGGACCAATATCGACGATGCAGCGCAGACCATCGACCGCGGCGTCGAGGCGCTGAACGGCGCCATCAAGGAAATCCGACGGCTCTCGCACGATCTGCGTCCCCGCGTGCTCGACGATCTCGGCCTGACCGCGGCGCTGGAGGCGCTCTGTTATCATTTTGCCGAGCGGACGGGGATCGAGACTGATATCGACGCTTCAGGCTTTACCGGCATGCTGAAGGCCGAGGCCAGCACCGCCCTTTATCGTGTCGCCCAAGAAGCCTTCAACAATGTCGAGCGACACTCGGGCGCCTCAAAACTTTCGGTCAAGCTGTGGAGCGACGGCGGCCGCGCCCGCATGACGATTTCAGACAACGGCACCGGCTTCGATGGCAGCAAGGACGGCGGATCGGGCCTCGGCCTGCGCAACATGCAGGAGCGGATGGCCCACTTCCGGGGTCTGCTGCTCATCAACAGCAACGAGTCCGGCACGACACTGACGGCGATGATGCCGAGGTCGGCCAATCTTCCCGCCGGCAAGCGGGCGGAAGCCGCATGA
- a CDS encoding DUF3311 domain-containing protein: MEKPRSKAALWLLIIPYIGLLWPPFYNLREPSLFGFPFFYWYQLLWVPITATLTWIAYRSVGHDE; the protein is encoded by the coding sequence ATGGAAAAACCACGTAGCAAGGCAGCGCTCTGGCTGCTGATCATTCCCTATATAGGTCTGCTCTGGCCGCCATTTTACAATCTCCGCGAACCGTCGCTTTTCGGCTTCCCTTTCTTCTATTGGTATCAGCTTCTCTGGGTGCCGATCACCGCGACGTTGACCTGGATCGCCTATCGGAGCGTTGGCCATGACGAGTGA
- a CDS encoding response regulator transcription factor, producing the protein MTERTKIKVLLIDNHPLVLDGLKAVLETFDHIEVAGTAGLAQTGLDIARQIQPQVVLMDINMPKLSGIDAIELFRNELPQTRVVMLSMHDSREYISSSVMHGAAGYVLKDVSTDEIVAAIETVAGGGTYFSSGVFDALMGERAEEGSDPLTPRERDILGLIVAGRSNREIAEALGITPATAETHRKNLKKKLGIATTAGLIRYALDHGVVSKVG; encoded by the coding sequence ATGACCGAACGCACGAAGATCAAGGTTCTCCTGATCGACAACCATCCGCTGGTGCTGGACGGCTTGAAGGCCGTGCTCGAGACCTTCGACCATATCGAAGTCGCAGGCACCGCCGGGCTTGCGCAAACGGGTCTCGACATCGCCCGGCAAATCCAGCCGCAGGTGGTGCTGATGGACATCAACATGCCGAAACTCAGCGGCATCGATGCGATCGAACTGTTCCGGAACGAGCTTCCGCAAACCCGCGTCGTCATGCTCTCCATGCACGACAGCCGGGAATATATTTCCTCCTCGGTCATGCATGGCGCCGCCGGCTATGTGCTCAAAGACGTCTCGACGGACGAGATCGTTGCGGCCATCGAGACCGTGGCGGGCGGGGGCACTTATTTCTCCTCGGGCGTCTTCGACGCGCTGATGGGCGAACGCGCGGAGGAGGGGAGCGATCCCCTGACGCCGCGCGAGCGCGACATCCTCGGACTGATCGTTGCCGGCAGAAGCAACCGGGAAATCGCCGAGGCGCTCGGGATCACCCCCGCCACGGCGGAAACCCACCGCAAGAACCTCAAGAAGAAGCTCGGCATCGCAACGACGGCGGGCCTCATCCGCTACGCGCTGGATCACGGCGTCGTCTCCAAAGTGGGTTGA